One genomic region from Arthrobacter pigmenti encodes:
- a CDS encoding DNA gyrase/topoisomerase IV subunit A: MARRQATPPDENYTENIIDIDVTSEMEGSFLEYAYSVIYSRALPDARDGLKPVQRRILYMMTDMGLRPDRGHVKSARVVGEVMGKLHPHGDAAIYDAMVRMAQDFSLRLPLIDGHGNFGSLDDGPAAARYTEARLAAAALTMTDHLAEDVVDFIPNYDNQLTQPEVLPAAFPNLLVNGATGIAVGMATNMAPHNLGEVIAAARHLIEHPDATLEDLMRFVPGPDLPSGGKIVGLDGIRDAYATGRGSFKTRAKVEVEQLSARRTGLVVTELPYTVGPEKVIEKIKDAVTAKKLQGISDIVDLTDRTHGLRLVIELKNGFNPNAVLAQLYRYSPMEDSFGINNVTLVDGQPRTLGLLELLQVYVSHRISVVRRRTAYRLGKKKDRLHLVEGLLIAIVDIDEVIQIIRSSDEAAAARERLMAIYDLTEIQANYILELRLRQLTKYSRIELEKEQDELRREIAALEEILGSEQKLRELVSNELAAISEQFATPRRTVLLESEASAPLKGTVLPTQAGTGAKAPLALEIADDPCWVLLSTSGQLARTTGQEPIVDGGQRVKHDAFSSVLATTARAEIGAVTSAGRMLRLQVVDMPALPPTNGIPNLAGGVSVKEFITLERGESLVGLVPLDKVFALGTAQGVVKRVSPDYPLNRDDFEAITLKPEDQVVGLAQAEDADDLVFITREAQLLRFPASSVRPQGRMAGGMVGIKLAADDAVVHFGAVRAEDPAAVVVTIAGGSEALPGTTAGSVKVTEFSEYPVKGRATGGVRAHRFLKGEDHLELAWAGHGPAKAVSATGVARALPTEHGRRDGSGIALSQPVEAIGPSPA, from the coding sequence ATGGCGAGGCGCCAAGCAACACCACCGGATGAGAACTACACCGAGAACATCATCGATATCGATGTGACCTCCGAAATGGAGGGCTCCTTCCTCGAGTACGCCTATTCGGTGATCTACTCGCGTGCGTTGCCTGACGCGCGCGACGGCCTCAAGCCCGTGCAGCGGCGCATCCTCTACATGATGACGGACATGGGGCTGCGACCGGACCGCGGGCACGTGAAATCCGCCCGCGTGGTGGGCGAAGTGATGGGCAAGCTGCACCCACACGGTGACGCCGCAATTTACGACGCCATGGTCCGCATGGCGCAGGATTTCTCCTTGCGCCTTCCTCTGATCGACGGGCACGGCAACTTCGGCTCCCTGGATGATGGCCCGGCCGCAGCGCGATACACCGAGGCGCGCCTGGCCGCGGCAGCGCTCACCATGACTGACCACCTCGCCGAAGACGTTGTCGACTTCATTCCCAACTACGACAACCAGCTCACCCAACCGGAAGTGCTGCCCGCCGCCTTCCCGAACCTGCTGGTCAACGGTGCCACCGGCATCGCCGTGGGCATGGCCACGAACATGGCTCCGCACAATCTTGGCGAGGTGATCGCTGCCGCCCGGCATCTCATCGAGCATCCGGATGCAACCCTTGAGGACCTGATGCGCTTCGTCCCCGGGCCGGACCTGCCCAGCGGCGGAAAGATCGTGGGACTCGACGGCATCCGCGACGCCTACGCCACCGGCCGGGGATCCTTCAAGACCCGAGCCAAGGTTGAGGTCGAGCAGCTCTCGGCCCGGCGAACCGGCCTGGTGGTAACCGAGCTCCCCTACACGGTCGGCCCGGAGAAGGTCATCGAGAAGATCAAGGACGCCGTCACCGCGAAGAAGCTGCAGGGTATCTCCGACATCGTGGACCTGACGGACCGCACGCACGGCCTGCGACTGGTGATCGAACTGAAGAACGGGTTTAACCCCAACGCGGTGCTGGCCCAGTTGTACCGGTATTCCCCGATGGAGGATTCCTTCGGCATCAACAACGTAACCCTGGTTGACGGGCAGCCCCGCACGCTTGGACTGCTCGAGCTGCTCCAGGTGTACGTCTCCCACCGCATTTCAGTGGTCCGGCGGCGCACCGCGTACCGCCTCGGTAAGAAGAAGGACCGCCTCCATCTTGTCGAGGGCCTGCTGATCGCCATCGTGGACATCGACGAGGTCATCCAGATCATCCGTTCCTCGGACGAAGCCGCGGCAGCCCGGGAACGGCTCATGGCCATCTATGACCTGACCGAAATCCAGGCCAACTACATCCTTGAGCTCCGGCTGCGGCAGCTGACAAAGTACTCGCGCATCGAGTTGGAGAAGGAGCAGGATGAGCTTCGGCGGGAGATCGCCGCTCTGGAGGAAATCCTGGGTTCGGAGCAGAAGCTGCGGGAGCTGGTGTCGAATGAGCTGGCCGCCATCTCGGAACAGTTTGCGACGCCCCGGCGGACCGTCCTGCTTGAATCCGAAGCGAGTGCCCCCCTCAAGGGCACTGTTCTGCCGACGCAGGCGGGTACGGGCGCCAAGGCGCCGCTTGCGCTTGAGATTGCGGACGATCCGTGCTGGGTTCTTCTCTCCACCTCCGGCCAGCTGGCGCGCACCACCGGGCAGGAACCGATTGTCGACGGCGGACAACGGGTCAAGCACGATGCCTTTAGTTCAGTTTTAGCGACCACCGCAAGGGCTGAGATCGGCGCCGTGACATCAGCGGGCCGGATGCTGCGGCTCCAGGTGGTCGACATGCCGGCCTTGCCGCCGACCAACGGGATCCCGAACCTCGCCGGCGGCGTGTCCGTCAAGGAATTCATCACCCTTGAGCGCGGCGAGTCCCTCGTGGGTCTTGTACCGCTGGACAAGGTCTTCGCACTCGGCACTGCACAGGGCGTAGTCAAACGGGTGAGTCCGGACTATCCGTTGAACCGTGATGACTTCGAAGCCATAACACTCAAGCCGGAAGACCAGGTGGTCGGGCTCGCGCAGGCAGAGGACGCCGATGACCTGGTCTTCATCACCCGTGAGGCCCAACTGTTGCGCTTCCCGGCGTCCTCGGTCCGCCCGCAGGGGCGCATGGCCGGCGGCATGGTTGGCATCAAGCTGGCAGCCGACGACGCCGTCGTCCACTTCGGCGCGGTCCGCGCAGAGGATCCCGCCGCCGTCGTCGTGACCATTGCCGGGGGCAGCGAGGCGCTTCCGGGCACCACGGCCGGCTCAGTGAAGGTGACGGAGTTCTCGGAGTATCCGGTGAAGGGCCGGGCAACGGGCGGAGTGCGTGCGCACCGCTTCCTGAAGGGCGAGGACCACCTTGAGCTTGCGTGGGCCGGCCATGGCCCGGCCAAGGCGGTATCCGCAACCGGGGTTGCCCGCGCGTTGCCCACCGAGCACGGCCGCCGTGACGGTTCAGGGATTGCGCTCTCTCAGCCCGTGGAGGCGATCGGTCCGAGCCCTGCCTGA
- the cydD gene encoding thiol reductant ABC exporter subunit CydD, translating into MIERLLARGPAGSLVPAGPVYLLGVLAALKAVGLVLVAEAIASGIAGLAQGALPGIDELWLGLAGVGLRAAAVWLQQGTAHRLAHGVKERLRRQALERVLADGGPASSGSGTGALSVLLTRGLDGLDKYHTQYLPALITCAVVPLMIGARILAADWVSAVVIVVTIPLIPVFMVLIGWHTQDRTSEARASLDRLSNHLLELARGLPALVGLGRASAQTRALHDISAGYSTRTMETLRVAFLSSLALELISTISVAVVAVFIGVRLIHGDVGLETGLLALILAPECYLPLRDLGAAHHASEEGLDVGRRVRSLIDRPQAAAQPKRDDDGPAARAEHLTVRFAGSREPVLRDVTFEIVPRTITALRGPSGCGKSTLMGLIAGMPQPSLETEGSVVPFAGPVAWVPQHPEPFLETVRQELELYAAPGTDDDGLAAALAAVGGIRLLEKSTGELSPGELRRLAVARALLRVQAAGGTLLLDEPTAHVDEETSETIRQAVAGLRGSVTVLLIAHDAATADLADTTIELGVAASSSPAASPKTDKETAPHNSVVPDSAAAGPTDSGTSSIRGFTRSAWQALILVRPWSARFLAALAFGTGSSGFAVALTALSGWLIVRSAEQPPILYLLAAIVGVRFFGIGRSLLRYCERLWLHHAILQTADAIRLRLWGALLTRAESWRSLSCGSGGIERLVGDIDELRDSAARAVFPPLTAAVTGIGSITTTALILPTAVGWQVLAVVIGVGVAPAAALLADRAAGAAGIRVRAASLAQTTSLLRACPDIAVNGLAGQALNRLAHLDARSARLVRRNSWAAGAGQALVILGCGIAALGILSGSEGLPAEAVAVVVLMQLALAEPLILGVAAVQQWGPLAAVAGRISPDLRAAGAESRARAVHQAGSGEEIALEDAAVAYEPGRPVVEGVTLRIRRGEWTALTGPSGSGKSTLIGALLGFLPLMRGRYVIAGAEAATGDVPKVAWCPQEGYLFNSTVRANLQLARVPANPATEQQLWEVLSAVGLAPTVRDREGGLDAGIGPAGNRFSGGERQRLAVARALLSDASTLILDEPTAHLDPDGAASLMRDLRAGLGDRPVLLVTHDRGLALTCDTGVELAPGPAGDHLRWEHAYTCSDTG; encoded by the coding sequence GTGATTGAGCGATTGCTTGCCCGGGGCCCGGCCGGCTCGCTGGTACCCGCCGGGCCGGTCTACCTGCTCGGTGTCCTCGCCGCGCTCAAGGCCGTGGGGCTGGTGCTGGTTGCAGAGGCCATCGCCTCAGGGATAGCAGGTCTGGCGCAGGGAGCGCTGCCCGGAATAGATGAGTTGTGGCTCGGGCTCGCCGGGGTTGGGCTGCGCGCCGCTGCCGTGTGGCTGCAGCAGGGCACCGCGCACCGGCTGGCGCACGGAGTGAAGGAACGGCTCCGGAGGCAGGCGCTCGAACGGGTTCTGGCCGACGGCGGTCCCGCGAGCTCAGGGTCGGGCACCGGAGCGCTGAGCGTGTTGCTGACGCGCGGCCTCGACGGCCTGGACAAGTACCACACGCAATACCTCCCGGCGCTGATCACCTGCGCCGTAGTCCCGCTGATGATCGGAGCAAGGATCCTGGCGGCGGACTGGGTGAGCGCCGTCGTCATCGTCGTGACCATCCCGCTGATCCCGGTGTTCATGGTCCTCATCGGCTGGCACACCCAGGACCGCACCAGCGAAGCGCGGGCATCGCTCGACCGGCTGTCCAATCACCTGCTCGAACTCGCCAGGGGGCTGCCCGCGCTGGTGGGCCTGGGCCGCGCGTCGGCGCAGACACGGGCCCTGCACGACATCAGCGCCGGATACTCCACGCGCACGATGGAAACCCTTCGCGTGGCCTTCCTGTCCTCGCTGGCACTGGAACTGATCAGCACCATCTCAGTGGCCGTCGTCGCCGTCTTCATCGGTGTGCGCCTCATCCACGGCGATGTGGGCCTCGAAACCGGTCTGCTCGCCCTCATCCTCGCCCCCGAGTGCTACCTCCCGCTGCGCGACCTCGGCGCCGCCCACCACGCCAGCGAGGAAGGACTCGACGTCGGGCGCCGGGTCCGCAGCCTGATCGACCGGCCGCAGGCCGCGGCACAGCCCAAGCGCGACGACGACGGCCCGGCCGCCCGGGCTGAGCACCTCACCGTGCGCTTCGCGGGCAGCCGCGAACCCGTACTGCGTGATGTCACTTTCGAGATCGTGCCCCGGACGATCACCGCGCTGCGCGGCCCGAGCGGATGCGGCAAATCGACCCTCATGGGGCTGATCGCCGGGATGCCTCAACCGTCCCTCGAAACGGAGGGAAGCGTGGTGCCCTTCGCCGGTCCCGTTGCGTGGGTACCGCAGCATCCGGAACCGTTCCTCGAAACGGTGCGCCAGGAACTTGAGTTGTACGCCGCACCGGGAACGGACGACGACGGGCTCGCCGCCGCCCTTGCCGCCGTCGGGGGTATCCGACTCCTCGAGAAGTCAACCGGCGAACTGAGTCCGGGCGAACTGCGTCGGCTCGCGGTCGCGCGGGCCCTGCTCCGGGTGCAGGCCGCAGGCGGGACCCTCCTGCTTGATGAACCTACCGCCCATGTGGATGAGGAGACCTCCGAGACGATCCGGCAGGCGGTAGCAGGGCTGCGTGGATCAGTGACCGTTCTGCTCATCGCGCACGACGCGGCCACCGCCGATCTAGCGGACACCACCATCGAGCTTGGAGTTGCGGCATCTTCGTCGCCGGCGGCTAGCCCCAAAACGGACAAGGAAACGGCACCCCACAATTCCGTCGTACCTGATTCTGCCGCCGCCGGCCCAACCGATTCCGGCACGTCGTCCATCCGGGGTTTCACGCGATCTGCCTGGCAGGCGCTCATCCTCGTCCGCCCCTGGTCAGCGCGGTTCCTCGCCGCACTGGCCTTCGGTACCGGCTCATCAGGCTTTGCCGTCGCCCTCACGGCCCTCTCCGGCTGGCTGATTGTCCGCTCCGCCGAGCAGCCGCCCATCCTTTACCTCCTGGCCGCCATCGTGGGCGTACGGTTCTTCGGCATCGGCCGGTCGCTGCTGCGTTACTGCGAACGGCTCTGGCTGCACCACGCCATCCTTCAGACCGCTGACGCAATCCGGCTCAGGTTGTGGGGAGCATTGCTCACCAGGGCCGAATCCTGGCGTTCGCTATCCTGTGGCTCGGGCGGCATTGAACGGCTGGTGGGCGACATCGACGAGTTGCGTGACAGCGCAGCACGCGCCGTCTTTCCGCCGCTGACAGCTGCGGTTACGGGCATCGGATCCATAACGACGACGGCGCTCATCCTGCCAACGGCTGTGGGCTGGCAGGTGCTCGCCGTGGTCATCGGAGTTGGAGTGGCGCCCGCCGCAGCACTTTTGGCGGACCGGGCGGCAGGTGCTGCAGGAATCCGTGTCCGGGCGGCCTCGCTGGCCCAGACCACCAGCCTGTTGCGCGCCTGTCCCGACATCGCAGTGAACGGACTGGCAGGACAGGCGCTGAACCGCCTCGCACACCTGGATGCCCGGTCCGCCCGCCTCGTCCGCCGCAACTCCTGGGCTGCAGGTGCCGGCCAGGCCCTCGTGATCCTGGGCTGCGGAATCGCTGCGCTGGGGATCCTGAGCGGCTCCGAGGGTCTGCCGGCCGAGGCGGTCGCCGTCGTCGTCCTTATGCAGCTTGCGCTCGCCGAACCGCTGATCCTCGGCGTGGCGGCGGTCCAGCAGTGGGGTCCGCTCGCCGCCGTCGCCGGCCGGATCAGTCCTGACCTGCGCGCCGCCGGAGCAGAGTCCCGCGCGCGTGCAGTTCACCAGGCTGGTTCCGGTGAGGAGATTGCGCTCGAGGACGCCGCTGTCGCGTACGAGCCCGGCCGGCCGGTGGTTGAGGGCGTTACGCTCCGGATCCGCCGGGGGGAGTGGACCGCGCTGACCGGGCCGTCAGGGAGCGGCAAATCAACCCTGATCGGTGCGCTGCTGGGTTTCCTGCCGCTGATGCGGGGGCGGTACGTGATCGCCGGGGCGGAAGCCGCAACCGGGGACGTCCCGAAGGTCGCCTGGTGCCCGCAGGAGGGTTATCTGTTCAACTCGACGGTTCGCGCGAACCTTCAGCTCGCACGTGTCCCGGCCAACCCGGCGACAGAGCAACAACTCTGGGAAGTGCTTTCCGCCGTCGGGCTCGCACCCACTGTCCGGGACCGCGAGGGCGGACTCGACGCCGGGATCGGGCCGGCGGGCAACCGTTTCTCTGGCGGCGAACGGCAGCGGCTCGCTGTGGCACGGGCGCTGCTCAGCGACGCCTCCACGCTCATCCTCGATGAACCGACCGCGCACCTGGATCCTGACGGCGCTGCCTCACTGATGCGGGATCTGCGCGCGGGCCTGGGAGACCGTCCGGTACTGCTGGTAACCCACGACCGCGGGCTTGCGTTGACGTGCGACACCGGCGTTGAACTGGCCCCCGGACCGGCCGGCGATCACCTACGCTGGGAGCATGCCTACACCTGTTCTGACACCGGCTGA
- a CDS encoding bifunctional GNAT family N-acetyltransferase/acetate--CoA ligase family protein produces MVAERLYPQYWEADVVLRDGSTGHLRPISPLDADAVQAFHQRQSQNSIYLRFFTYKSSLSAKELKRFTEVDHVSRVAFVVTRGADIIGIGRYDRLDDPALAEVAFNVSDAHQGRGLGSILLEHLAAAARENGISRFTAEVLPENRKMITVFAEAGYEVERHFDDGVVELTFNIDPTERSRAVMEAREHRAEARSMETLLTPSSVAVIGASRSWGTVGYSLLEHIIDGGFTGTVAAVNPEAFELNGMVAYGSIGEVPGPVDLAIVAVPYDRVAAVVDECGKAGVKGLLVATAGFADDGDGLARQRALVHSARSYGMRVIGPASLGIVNTDPAIRLNASMAPLLPRAGGLGLFSQSAAIGVMLHAAATRRNLGPSSALSAGNRADVSGNDAMQYWEDDPRTRAVALYLESIGNPRKFSRIARRLSRMKPVLVAKSEVMGLQLPPGHAVRTTQAPGGALDAMLRQSGVIRVETTEQLMDVAQIVVGQPLPAGPGVAVFSNSLALGKVVADGAGAQGLDVVHLNAALDLETGQSIALPAFKAALQAALGDAAVHSAVVTLLPAAGLTPGAILPVLRECGDNAGKPVVACFTGALDAAEQVEGLGALDDAGLGVPCFGSPGAALAALGVVARYSRWRAGDHGEFAELADIAEDDAAAHLTGALDRVSDVGLARLDGGETGRLLASYGIGLVPSVSFETDVEAVEAAGELGWPVALKTVDEHLRHRLDFGGVRLNLAGAEELRTAIGSMRRELAPFGNPGLEVQRMVPPGQACVIRAIEDPLLGPVISFGMAGDAVNLLDDWAHAIPPLTTLDAAELVRTPRAGRRLFGYQGLPPVNVPALEDLLLRVAHLKERHPEIALLSFNPVLVSAVGLAVLSADVSVGNPQQRTDSARRALRD; encoded by the coding sequence ATGGTGGCTGAGCGTCTTTACCCGCAATATTGGGAGGCGGACGTCGTGTTGCGGGACGGCTCAACGGGTCACCTGCGCCCTATTTCGCCACTCGATGCGGACGCCGTCCAGGCGTTCCACCAGCGGCAGTCGCAGAACTCCATCTACCTGCGGTTCTTCACCTACAAGTCCTCATTGAGCGCGAAGGAACTCAAGCGCTTCACCGAGGTGGACCATGTGAGCCGCGTGGCCTTTGTGGTCACGCGCGGCGCTGACATCATCGGTATCGGCCGCTACGACCGCCTCGACGATCCGGCACTGGCGGAAGTCGCGTTCAATGTCTCGGACGCACACCAGGGCAGGGGCCTTGGCTCCATACTGCTGGAACACCTTGCCGCCGCCGCACGCGAGAATGGGATTAGCCGTTTTACGGCGGAGGTGCTGCCGGAGAACCGGAAGATGATCACCGTTTTCGCGGAGGCCGGTTACGAGGTGGAACGGCATTTCGATGACGGCGTCGTGGAACTGACCTTCAACATCGACCCCACGGAGCGCTCACGGGCCGTCATGGAGGCCCGCGAACACCGCGCGGAGGCGCGAAGCATGGAGACTCTTCTCACGCCGTCGTCGGTTGCCGTGATTGGCGCGAGCCGCAGCTGGGGGACCGTTGGATATTCCCTCCTTGAACACATCATCGACGGCGGCTTCACCGGCACGGTGGCGGCAGTGAACCCCGAAGCTTTCGAGCTGAACGGAATGGTTGCCTACGGATCGATCGGGGAGGTCCCCGGGCCGGTGGACCTTGCAATCGTTGCCGTTCCATACGATCGCGTGGCGGCTGTGGTGGATGAGTGCGGCAAGGCAGGCGTGAAGGGGCTGCTGGTCGCCACCGCGGGCTTCGCCGACGATGGCGACGGACTCGCGCGTCAACGCGCCCTTGTGCACAGCGCGCGGTCGTACGGTATGCGCGTGATCGGACCGGCATCCCTGGGAATAGTCAACACGGATCCTGCCATCCGGTTGAACGCCTCCATGGCGCCGCTGCTGCCCCGGGCGGGCGGACTCGGGCTCTTCAGCCAGTCCGCCGCGATCGGGGTGATGCTCCACGCGGCCGCGACGCGCAGGAACCTTGGCCCCTCATCAGCGCTCTCGGCGGGTAACCGCGCCGATGTCTCCGGTAACGACGCAATGCAGTACTGGGAGGACGATCCGCGGACCCGGGCTGTGGCGCTCTACCTCGAATCGATCGGGAACCCGCGAAAGTTTTCCCGCATTGCGCGCAGGCTGTCCAGGATGAAGCCGGTGCTCGTCGCGAAGTCGGAGGTGATGGGACTGCAGCTCCCGCCCGGGCACGCCGTGCGCACCACCCAGGCGCCGGGCGGAGCGCTGGACGCCATGTTGCGGCAGTCCGGCGTCATCCGGGTTGAAACCACAGAACAACTGATGGACGTCGCCCAGATCGTGGTCGGCCAACCGCTTCCGGCCGGGCCGGGGGTGGCGGTATTCAGCAACTCGCTGGCTCTCGGGAAGGTGGTGGCAGACGGCGCAGGGGCACAGGGCCTCGACGTTGTCCACCTGAACGCCGCACTCGATCTTGAGACCGGGCAATCCATAGCCCTTCCCGCATTCAAGGCCGCACTGCAGGCGGCCCTCGGCGACGCCGCCGTGCACTCCGCCGTCGTGACGCTCCTGCCGGCAGCCGGACTTACCCCGGGCGCCATTCTGCCGGTCCTGCGGGAGTGCGGCGACAACGCCGGCAAGCCGGTTGTTGCCTGCTTCACCGGTGCGCTGGACGCGGCGGAACAGGTAGAGGGGCTGGGCGCGCTGGACGACGCCGGGCTCGGCGTACCGTGTTTCGGGAGCCCGGGGGCGGCGCTGGCCGCGCTCGGCGTGGTTGCGCGTTACAGTCGGTGGCGGGCAGGGGATCACGGCGAGTTCGCGGAGCTTGCGGATATCGCCGAGGACGACGCCGCCGCTCACCTGACCGGCGCCCTCGACCGGGTCAGCGACGTCGGGCTTGCACGGCTGGACGGCGGGGAGACCGGGCGGCTGCTGGCAAGCTACGGTATCGGGCTGGTGCCCTCGGTGTCCTTCGAAACGGACGTCGAAGCGGTTGAGGCGGCCGGAGAGCTCGGCTGGCCGGTCGCGCTGAAGACGGTCGACGAGCACCTGCGGCACCGCCTGGACTTCGGGGGCGTACGGCTCAACCTTGCAGGCGCCGAGGAACTGCGGACAGCGATCGGAAGCATGCGCCGGGAACTTGCCCCCTTCGGTAATCCGGGGCTCGAAGTCCAGAGAATGGTGCCCCCGGGCCAGGCGTGCGTGATCCGGGCGATCGAGGACCCGCTCCTAGGCCCGGTCATCTCCTTCGGCATGGCCGGTGACGCGGTGAACCTGCTCGACGACTGGGCACACGCCATCCCGCCGCTGACCACCCTGGACGCTGCGGAACTGGTGAGGACGCCGCGTGCCGGCAGACGGCTGTTCGGCTACCAGGGCTTGCCGCCGGTCAACGTTCCCGCGCTGGAAGACCTGCTTTTGCGGGTGGCGCACCTCAAGGAGCGGCATCCTGAGATCGCCCTGCTGTCATTCAATCCGGTCCTTGTCTCTGCGGTCGGCCTGGCCGTCCTGAGTGCGGACGTCAGCGTCGGCAACCCGCAGCAGCGCACCGACAGCGCCCGCCGCGCGCTGCGTGACTGA
- a CDS encoding GNAT family N-acetyltransferase, translating to MPTPVLTPADHQLSWHPITNADIDGWEALLRRMAEVDKPDWIEQKADLEEVFSASKNDPSLDTVMGFDEEGTPRAFGRISANAGSNLVHAFGGVDPVWRRRGIGRAIHEWQVERAHRRLTDAGIPDGFIRSYVEENNPGHRALMEAAGNRITRWFTEMTRDLSEEIPEVDLDPEFGIVTFSDDISEAVRLAHNEAFQDHWGSEPRDEESWHFTVSHPEFRAEWSLAVIDNASGEVAAYEIASYDPESKQLVGHDEGYTELLGVRRDWRGRRLAPALLAEAMRRFKADGMENAGLGVDTENPSGALGLYERMGYTPTRRSMAFERLL from the coding sequence ATGCCTACACCTGTTCTGACACCGGCTGACCACCAGTTGAGCTGGCACCCGATCACGAACGCCGACATTGACGGTTGGGAAGCGCTGCTACGACGCATGGCCGAAGTGGACAAGCCCGACTGGATCGAGCAGAAGGCAGATCTCGAGGAAGTCTTTTCCGCCTCGAAGAACGATCCGTCGCTGGACACCGTCATGGGATTCGATGAGGAGGGCACACCGCGTGCTTTCGGGCGCATCAGCGCCAATGCCGGTTCCAACCTCGTGCATGCTTTCGGCGGCGTTGATCCGGTATGGCGGCGTCGCGGTATCGGCCGCGCAATCCACGAGTGGCAGGTTGAACGGGCGCACCGTCGACTCACCGATGCCGGCATCCCGGACGGCTTCATCCGTAGCTACGTCGAGGAGAACAACCCCGGACACCGGGCGCTCATGGAAGCCGCTGGCAACAGGATCACCCGCTGGTTCACCGAGATGACCCGGGATCTTTCCGAGGAGATCCCCGAGGTGGACCTGGATCCGGAATTTGGGATTGTGACCTTCAGCGACGATATTTCCGAGGCGGTTCGCCTCGCGCACAACGAGGCCTTTCAGGACCACTGGGGGAGCGAACCGCGCGACGAGGAGAGCTGGCACTTCACCGTCAGCCACCCCGAGTTCCGTGCAGAGTGGAGCCTCGCGGTGATCGACAACGCCTCCGGGGAAGTAGCGGCGTACGAGATCGCAAGCTATGACCCGGAATCGAAGCAACTCGTGGGACACGATGAGGGCTATACCGAGCTGCTTGGTGTCCGGCGCGACTGGCGCGGACGACGGCTCGCTCCGGCGCTCCTCGCTGAAGCGATGCGGCGGTTCAAGGCTGACGGCATGGAAAACGCCGGCCTCGGAGTTGACACGGAGAACCCATCGGGGGCTCTTGGCCTGTATGAGCGGATGGGCTACACACCCACCCGCCGGTCGATGGCCTTCGAGCGGCTGCTCTAG
- a CDS encoding DUF5998 family protein, translating to MTPSLSAERRDLDASLERAGFYPRLVADVVHDALDGREPLSHVVHLETHFERTEVRRHITVLVLTEDMLVVTHVDDQQLDDAGELVSAQVSTESVPVSQIRSVVLSYLYAQPQDYKPSDPARELTLGIAWSGGQRLDMGPASCGDPQCDADHGYTGTIAQEDIVLRVSAEADGLQAVQNAKSFARALRTVSTANPSVAGVVVNQPQPGRRQPGLATRFSRAHHGR from the coding sequence ATGACTCCATCGCTGTCGGCTGAGCGCCGCGACCTGGATGCCTCCCTCGAACGTGCGGGCTTCTACCCAAGGCTCGTGGCCGACGTTGTTCATGATGCACTGGATGGCCGTGAGCCCCTCTCGCATGTGGTCCACCTTGAGACTCACTTCGAACGCACTGAGGTGCGCAGGCACATCACCGTCCTCGTCCTCACCGAGGACATGCTTGTGGTCACCCACGTCGATGACCAACAGCTTGACGACGCCGGCGAGCTGGTCTCGGCGCAGGTGTCCACCGAATCGGTACCGGTGAGCCAGATCCGCTCGGTGGTGCTCAGCTACCTCTACGCGCAACCGCAGGATTACAAGCCCTCGGATCCCGCGCGCGAACTCACGCTGGGGATCGCCTGGTCCGGCGGTCAGCGGCTGGACATGGGGCCGGCAAGCTGTGGGGACCCGCAGTGCGACGCCGACCACGGCTATACCGGAACCATTGCCCAGGAAGACATCGTTCTGCGCGTGAGCGCGGAGGCAGACGGCCTGCAGGCCGTCCAGAATGCCAAGTCCTTCGCGCGTGCGCTGCGTACAGTGAGCACGGCCAACCCATCGGTGGCCGGCGTCGTCGTTAACCAGCCGCAGCCCGGCCGCCGCCAGCCGGGCCTGGCAACGCGCTTCAGCCGGGCGCACCACGGGCGGTAA